The following coding sequences lie in one Rutidosis leptorrhynchoides isolate AG116_Rl617_1_P2 chromosome 4, CSIRO_AGI_Rlap_v1, whole genome shotgun sequence genomic window:
- the LOC139845360 gene encoding uncharacterized protein: MGKTSARKEESKHADRKFEKKLEFYAKVKDTVALGAQKAIKKKKKLRSRQKKLKAYNLSSLAEFLPDVGPSKQPTPADFKVTSKSRQKLVMKESNQLKTVLNDPVFKADPLAALHQHLQSTQPVSDDKPPHKKKKAGKKGKKKKKSKATKGTPSMEE; this comes from the exons ATGGGGAAGACAAGTGCACG AAAAGAAGAATCCAAGCATGCTGATCGGAAGTTTGAGAAGAAGCTCGAGTTCTATGCCA AGGTTAAAGATACAGTTGCTTTAGGTGCTCAAAAGGCAATCAAGAAG AAGAAGAAATTAAGAAGCAGACAGAAGAAATTGAAAGCATACAATCTTTCATCCTTGGCAGAGTTCTTACCTGACGTGGGGCCTTCGAAGCAACCAACTCCTGCCGATTTTAAGGTTACTAGTAAATCAAGGCAAAAACTCGT AATGAAAGAGTCGAATCAATTGAAAACAGTTCTTAATGATCCTGTTTTTAAAGCCGATCCATTGGCAGCCTTACACCAACATTTACAAAGCACACAGCCTGTTTCGGATGATAAACCCCCACACAAGAAGAAAAAAGCTGGAAAgaaaggaaagaagaagaagaaatctaAAGCAACAAAAGGAACTCCGTCCATGGAAGAATGA
- the LOC139845361 gene encoding uncharacterized protein, protein MATHGIQGNLLEVTVISCNNLKDTEWISRQDPYVCVEYGSSKSRTRTCTDGGKNPAFQEKFVYTLIEGLRELNVNVWNSNTIRRDDFIGSGKVQLAKAISQGFDDSTWPLQSKSGRHAGEVRLIIHYSSANKPAKPSISHGTPAPTYSAPQASHYSAPPPPYPSGSYPPPATATPYAPVAGYPAQSPYPAYPPNTGAYPPSSYPPNSGAYPPSHYPPQAASYGQPYGQPYPPNPYGSQYPPGPPNKGTYPPPY, encoded by the exons ATGGCAACTCACGGCATCCAAGGAAATTTACTAGAAGTAACTG tAATTAGCTGTAATAATTTGAAAGATACTGAATGGATTTCAAGGCAAGATCCTTACGTTTGTGTtgaatatggtagcagtaaatctCGAACACGTACCTGTACAG ATGGAGGGAAGAACCCAGCGTTTCAAGAGAAATTTGTGTATACATTAATTGAAGGATTAAGAGAGTTAAATGTTAATGTTTGGAATAGCAATACAATCAGACGTGATGACTTTATTGGCAGTGGAAA GGTTCAATTGGCAAAGGCTATTTCACAAGGATTTGATGATAGTACTTGGCCATTGCAGAGCAAAAGTGGCAG GCATGCTGGGGAGGTTCGATTAATTATACACTATTCCAGTGCCAAC AAACCAGCGAAACCATCAATCAGTCATGGTACACCAGCTCCAACGTACAGTGCACCCCAGGCCTCACACTACTCTGCACCACCACCACCATATCCATCAGGATCATATCCTCCACCAGCTACTGCAACTCCTTATGCACCAGTTGCAGGTTATCCTGCACAATCACCCTACCCTGCATACCCACCTAATACAGGTGCTTATCCGCCATCTTCGTACCCACCTAATTCTGGTGCTTATCCACCGTCTCATTACCCACCTCAGGCAGCTTCTTATGGACAGCCTTACGGACAACCGTACCCACCTAATCCATATGGATCCCAATATCCTCCTG GTCCACCAAACAAAGGAACGTATCCTCCTCCGTATTGA